Proteins co-encoded in one Leptodactylus fuscus isolate aLepFus1 chromosome 4, aLepFus1.hap2, whole genome shotgun sequence genomic window:
- the SYBU gene encoding syntabulin isoform X4, with amino-acid sequence MGPLQDSKKMQDKEIARSRIPRLVLRPYLPKQKVSPSSESPFSEEESKDFNLTSSRSARTISSNSFCSDDTGCPSSQSVSPVKTPSDAGMSPMGFCTGSEDDYSHKRVNVGTFADSNVQSGRYKKELKSGLLKTGSEADFSSSSSTGSISAPEVHINAVSGGKKTSFSRKLPYRTEPQKRTSRITNESRVSHGRSHACSTTKPVHSPPASREKDLFSVLCRNQTSPINVHDAYGVSSPSSSNSGSYKGSDTSPTLRRTMRYNSCGDNHGIKPPSPEQYLTPLQQKEVSIRHLKAKLKESQSTLEERESEIEDLKSQLARMREDWIEEECNRVEAQLALKEARKEIKQLKQFIETMKNSLAEKDKGIQKYFIDINIQNRKLETLLRSMELAQDGAFRDDLCLDYMCSSPGASLTESAMYDKMSDGLLMEDQATEEMADCDLLLNDELANRDSLYDDVLLDTISDGGSLANLNSTTLQSMVNFEKEREKFNSKWAQGSLWMEQAIQTDVVPYSLDLENLIVKIFKSHNDNLTGHASSILQGLQFKCSTNLVDLTPDDPNSAILLSPDSQQNDSLPVSMSNRAMKELDFDGPSVQLPSTDMTHTWVAKNHWSDRFLTDLLAVAVPVIPSVLWAFTTQRGNPDPAYNFGTMMRGCCLMALHTLRRTSTNTYI; translated from the exons AAAATGCAAGACAAAGAGATCGCCCGTAGCCGGATTCCCCGCCTGGTCCTGCGGCCTTACTTGCCAAAGCAGAAAGTTTCGCCATCTTCCGAATCGCCTTTCTCGGAGGAGGAGAGCAAAGACTTCAACCTGACCTCAAGTCGATCGGCGAGGACCATAAGTAGCAACAGCTTCTGCTCAG ATGACACTGGCTGCCCCAGTAGTCAGTCCGTGTCCCCAGTCAAGACTCCCTCTGATGCTGGTATGAGCCCCATGGGATTCTGCACAGGAAGTGAGGATGACTACAGCCACAAGAGAGTCAATGTCGGCACTTTTGCAGATAGTAACGTTCAGTCGGGCCGATATAAAAAGGAGCTGAAGAGTGGTCTGCTAAAGACAG GTAGTGAAGCGGACTTCAGTTCTTCCAGCAGTACCGGCAGCATCTCTGCACCAGAGGTCCATATAAATGCTGTGTCAGGAGGCAAGAAGACTTCATTTTCACGAAA ACTGCCTTACCGTACCGAACCTCAGAAACGCACCTCCAGGATTACCAATGAGAG TCGTGTGTCCCATGGGAGAAGTCATGCGTGTTCCACGACAAAGCCTGTGCATAGTCCTCCGGCCTCGCGCGAGAAGGATCTCTTTTCTGTACTTTGCAGGAATCAGACCAGCCCCATAAACGTTCATGATGCCTATGGAGTCTCCTCTCCGAGCAGCAGTAACTCTGGATCCTACAAGGGTAGCGACACCAGCCCTACTCTACG TCGTACCATGAGGTATAACTCTTGTGGCGACAACCATGGCATCAAACCGCCCTCTCCTGAACAATATCTGACCCCACTTCAGCAGAAGGAAGTCTCCATACGACACCTGAAAGCAAAGTTGAAGGAGTCGCAGAGTACACTGGAGGAGAG GGAATCGGAAATCGAAGACTTGAAGTCTCAGCTTGCTCGTATGAGAGAAGACTGGATCGAAGAGGAATGTAACCGTGTGGAGGCCCAGCTTGCCTTAAAAGAAGCCCGGAAAGAAATCAAGCAGTTAAAGCAGTTCATTGAGACCATGAAAAATAGTTTGGCGGAGAAGGATAAAGGAATCCAGAAATATTTTATAGACATTAATATCCAGAACCGAAAGTTGGAGACCCTGTTACGTAGCATGGAGCTGGCACAAGATGGGGCATTTAGAGATGACTTGTGTTTGGATTACATGTGCAGCTCACCTGGAGCATCTCTTACCGAAAGTGCCATGTACGATAAAATGTCTGACGGACTTCTGATGGAAGACCAAGCAACAGAGGAAATGGCAGATTGTGATCTTCTCCTGAACGATGAACTGGCAAACAGGGACTCCCTGTATGATGATGTCCTCCTGGACACCATAAGTGATGGTGGAAGTCTGGCCAACTTGAATTCTACGACATTGCAAAGCATGGTCAACTTTGAAAAGGAGAGGGAGAAATTTAATTCGAAATGGGCTCAAGGTTCACTTTGGATGGAGCAGGCAATCCAGACAGATGTTGTTCCTTACAGCCTTGATCTCGAAAATCTCATCGTGAAGATCTTCAAATCCCATAATGACAATCTGACGGGCCATGCTTCCTCCATTTTGCAAGGTCTCCAATTTAAATGTTCTACTAACTTGGTAGACCTTACCCCCGATGATCCAAATTCAGCTATCCTCCTGTCCCCTGACTCTCAGCAGAATGATTCTCTCCCAGTTTCCATGTCCAACCGTGCCATGAAAGAACTTGACTTTGACGGACCTTCTGTTCAGCTGCCAAGTACAGACATGACACACACTTGGGTAGCCAAAAACCACTGGAGTGACCGTTTTTTGACCGACCTCCTGGCTGTGGCTGTGCCTGTTATTCCTTCCGTCTTGTGGGCATTTACTACCCAAAGAGGGAATCCTGACCCTGCCTATAACTTTGGTACCATGATGCGGGGTTGTTGCTTGATGGCTTTACATACTCTTCGAAGAACATCCACCAATACTTATATTTAG